A single Oryza brachyantha chromosome 8, ObraRS2, whole genome shotgun sequence DNA region contains:
- the LOC102700173 gene encoding oligopeptide transporter 1-like has protein sequence MATAGEGKEEEEEVNDHPIEEVRNTVPVRDDPSEPCLTFRTWVLGLSSCVLLAFVNEFFMYRTTQLSIGTVVVQIATLPIGRLMASVLPTRRFRVPGGWSFSLNPGPFSLKEHCLITIFAGAGASGVYAMNIIAIVKVFYKRQINPYAAMLLAQTTQLLGYGWAGLFRKYLVDSAYMWWPSNLVQVTLFRAMHEEEKRAKGQLTRLQFFIIVMTCSFAYYIVPSYLFPAISTISVVCWMYRDSVTAQQIGSGASGLGLGSFGLDWNTVAGFLGNPLASPAFAIFNIMAGFALSTYVALPLLYWTDTYNAKRFPLVSSHVFDAAGGRYDTARILDPDTFTLNLKEYNSYSRINLSVLFAINYGIGFAGLMCTLSHVLLYHGRDIWGLWRKTAAEQASGGSKEQDVHTRIMKRNYKAVPQWWFHLMLVIVMALSLYTCEGFGRQLQLPYWGLLLACGIAFTFTLPIGVISATTNMQPGLNIITELIIGYLYPGKPLANVVFKTYGYISMAQALTFVADFKLGHYMKIPPRSMFVVQLAGTVVASTVHFGTAWWLLTTVRNICDMDSLPAGSPWTCPGDDVFYNASIIWGVVGPLRMFGRLGNYWQMNYFFLVGLLAPVPVWLLSRRYPRSAVLRNVNMPLIFAGASGLLPARSVNFIMWGLVGFVFNHVVYRRCKAWWMRHNYVLAAGLDAGVAFMGVLTFVSLGYFDVYGVQWWGVDADDHCPLASCPTAPGVVAKGCPVVPSF, from the exons ATGGCCACGGCAG gcGAGGgcaaagaggaggaggaggaggtgaacgACCACCCGATCGAGGAGGTCCGGAACACGGTGCCGGTGAGGGACGACCCGTCGGAGCCGTGCCTGACGTTCCGGACGTGGGTGCTGGGCCTCTCGTCGTGCGTGCTCCTCGCCTTCGTCAACGAGTTCTTCATGTACCGGACCACCCAGCTGAGCATCGGCACGGTGGTGGTCCAGATCGCCACGCTGCCCATCGGCCGCCTCATGGCGTCCGTGCTCCCCACGAGGCGCTTCCGCGTCCCCGGCGGCTGGTCATTCTCCCTCAACCCGGGGCCCTTCAGCCTCAAGGAGCACTGCCTCATCACCatcttcgccggcgccggcgccagcggcgTCTATGCCATGAACATCATCGCCATCGTCAAGGTGTTCTACAAGCGCCAGATCAACCCCTACGCCGCCATGCTGCTGGCCCAGACTACCCAG TTGCTTGGGTATGGATGGGCTGGATTGTTCAGGAAGTACCTCGTTGATTCAGCCTACATGTGGTGGCCTTCAAACCTCGTCCAAGTCACCCTCTTCAG GGCGATGcacgaggaggagaagagggcCAAGGGGCAGCTGACGCGGCTGCAATTCTTCATCATAGTGATGACGTGCAGCTTCGCCTACTACATCGTCCCCAGCTACCTGTTCCCGGCGATCAGCACCATCTCGGTGGTGTGCTGGATGTACAGGGACTCGGTGACGGCGCAGCAGATCGGCTCCGGCGCCAgcggcctcggcctcggctCCTTCGGCCTCGACTGGAACACGGTGGCCGGGTTCCTCGGTAACCCGCTGGCGTCGCCGGCGTTCGCCATCTTCAACATCATGGCCGGCTTCGCGCTCTCCACCTACGTCGCGCTGCCGCTCCTCTACTGGACCGACACCTACAACGCCAAGCGCTTCCCGCTCGTCTCGTCGCACGTCTTCgacgccgccggtggccgcTACGACACCGCCCGCATCCTGGACCCGGACACCTTCACGCTCAACCTCAAGGAGTACAACTCCTACAGCCGCATCAACCTCAGCGTCCTCTTCGCCATCAACTACGGCATCGGCTTCGCCGGCCTCATGTGCACGCTCTCTCACGTCTTGCTCTACCATGGCAG GGACATTTGGGGTTTGTGGCGGAAGACCGCGGCGGAGcaggcgagcggcgggagcaAGGAGCAAGACGTGCACACGAGAATCATGAAGAGGAACTATAAGGCCGTGCCACAGTGGTGGTTTCACTTGATGCTGGTCATTGTGATGGCATTGTCGCTGTACACCTGTGAAGGGTTTGGCCGGCAGCTCCAGCTGCCGTACTGGGGTCTGCTCCTTGCCTGTGGCATCGCCTTCACCTTCACCTTGCCCATCGGCGTCATCTCGGCTACAACTAACATG CAACCAGGGTTGAACATCATCACGGAGCTCATCATCGGGTACCTGTACCCCGGGAAGCCACTGGCGAACGTGGTGTTCAAGACATACGGCTACATCAGCATGGCGCAGGCGCTGACGTTCGTGGCGGACTTCAAGCTGGGGCACTACATGAAGATACCGCCGAGGTCCATGTTCGTGGTGCAGCTGGCGGGGACGGTGGTGGCGTCGACGGTGCACTTCGGGACGGCCTGGTGGCTGCTGACGACGGTCAGGAACATCTGCGACATGGACAGCCTGCCGGCGGGGAGCCCGTGGACGTGCCCCGGCGACGACGTCTTCTACAACGCCTCCATCATCTGGGGGGTCGTCGGCCCGCTCCGGATGTTCGGACGCCTCGGCAACTACTGGCAGATGAACTACTTCTTCCtcgtcggcctcctcgccCCGGTTCCCGTCTGGCTGCTGTCTCGCCGGTACCCGCGCAGCGCCGTGCTCCGCAACGTCAACATGCCGCTCATCTTCGCCGGCGCCAGCGGGCTGCTCCCGGCGAGGTCCGTCAACTTCATCATGTGGGGGCTAGTGGGGTTCGTGTTCAACCACGTCGTCTACCGCCGGTGCAAGGCGTGGTGGATGCGGCACAACTACGTGCTCGCCGCGGggctcgacgccggcgtcgccttcATGGGCGTGCTCACCTTCGTTTCGCTGGGCTACTTCGACGTATACGGGGTGCAGTGGTGGGGTGTTGACGCTGACGATCACTGCCCCTTGGCGTCATGCCCCACAGCACCTGGGGTGGTTGCCAAGGGATGCCCGGTTGTACCTTCATTCTGA